From one Musa acuminata AAA Group cultivar baxijiao chromosome BXJ2-6, Cavendish_Baxijiao_AAA, whole genome shotgun sequence genomic stretch:
- the LOC135615955 gene encoding probable histone acetyltransferase HAC-like 1 isoform X1: protein MNAHAHLAGQITNQMSNQVSGPPQQIGNYMAPQMQSLGPRPVDSELQDARMTMQHKIYNILQRRKQMFPDEWVRRLPELVKRLEERIFKDATREEYLNLASEPVEIRLFSIIKNVLNHNRPLSHHITSSSTVSTMIPTPGVPNNGSAHAMIPVQPENPTIATSNTAIASQTAANTGNLLINANGPTDAGNSASFNASDGTVSSGYQQQSATFTLGSGGSNIMSSMASTNIPRQFGQMIPTPGLNSQQAISANSDCSSGAGFSSNEPSVAPQSVHQKKYVSSQNSHISHNLGAQIGGGMRSNVLHKGSSYGFSNGLANGALGLIGDNMQLSGPTASDGFLSPAPYASSSKPLLQNFDQQHHQSRIPTSLSQQILPNVDGNSAKANDVKHSETFHGPDLSGLSAMSNMSSVNLHPKARTNSGFLNHHASLQSMRLPLNVRPQMTDQSENISYHSSQSAREHLLQSQQHVQQSSQQPNQAYAPFPQNQHQLLQRHQQSMQHQQLIVNTDSLRKSLVTSHFGEQLMPGYADVTCSDTLIQSAAQQVRPPEVQSQYQQNSSSGDHSKSAQLLGHLPSSQDFHVPVSEGLQQLHPHLQSDGFSNKFGRLSSGSQAEELLQFEWHPQPLQAQMLDKPPGQQPQEEFHQRIAGQNEAQLLHLSARESDAEHGDSIKQQNYLKQIRWLLFLHHARRCPAPKGLCTETNCIKVQELICHMDICKSELCKFPRCSQSRKLVKHIRTCQAADCPVCTPVHDHIAANYKAHARALSNTSVVFEIKANSDGMKKDTVPTENSEDWQSASKRMKVQHASPSFPKSVTSLVCAPSGNQPYDFQEVQSLECKQTGLKMSANSGVIVKMDGTSGSGQEKIPVFGSDIDGNMSLPSCEKDPDVSNTVDSHVIQEIMVVDEVLDQAAAGIKQDPDNPPTDQVTASKSGKPKIKGVSLTELFTPEQIKEHIIGLRRWVGQSKAKAEKNQAMERSMTENSCQLCAVEKLTFEPPPIYCSPCGARIKRNAFYYTIGSGETRHYFCIPCYNEARGETIEAEGSTFLKTKLEKKRNDEETEEWWVQCDKCEAWQHQICALFNGRRNDGEAEYTCPNCYVEEIERGERKPLSQSAVLGAKDLPRTILSDHIEQRLFRRLKQEKQERAKHLGKNFDDVPGAEGLVIRVVSSVDKKLEVKQRFLEIFHEENYPKEFPYKSKAILLFQKIEGVEVCLFGMYVQEFGSECSFPNQRRVYLSYLDSVKYFRPEIKTVTGEALRTFVYHEILIGYLEYCKIRGFTSCYIWACPPLKGEDYILYCHPEIQKTPKSDKLREWYLTMLRKASKENIVVDLTNLYDHFFVTMGECKAKITASRLPYFDGDYWPGAAEDLINQLRQEEDGRKQMKKGKTKKTITKRALKAAGHSDLSGNASKDALLMQKLGETICPMKEDFIMVHLQHACTHCCMLLVCGTRWACSQCKNFQLCDKCHEAEQRVDERERHPTNSREKHMLYPVEINDVTQDTKDKDDILESEFFDTRQAFLSLCQGNHYQYDTLRRAKHSSMMILYHLHNPTAPAFVTTCIVCHHDIEAGLGWRCESCPDFDVCNACYQKGGIDHAHKLTNHPSMADRDAQNKEARAKRVLQLRKMLDLLVHASQCRSPQCQYPNCRKVKGLFRHGIQCRTRASGGCVLCKKMWYLLQIHSRACKESECSVPRCRDLKEHLRRLQQQSDSRRRAAVMEMMRQRAAEVAANSG, encoded by the exons ATGAATGCACATGCTCATTTGGCTGGGCAGATCACCAATCAGATGTCCAACCAAGTGTCTGGTCCACCTCAGCAGATTGGAAATTATATGGCACCCCAGATGCAGAGTCTCGGACCTCGACCTGTAGATTCTGAACTTCAGGATGCTCGCATGACCATGCAACACAAGAT CTACAATATTCTTCAAAGACGAAAACAAATGTTCCCTGATGAGTGGGTACGGAGGCTACCAGAGCTTGTTAAGCGTTTAGAGGAGCGTATATTCAAGGATGCTACAAGG GAAGAATATTTAAATTTAGCCTCGGAACCAGTTGAGATTCGTTTATTCTCTATAATAAAGAATGTCCTCAACCACAATCGACCTTTATCACATCATATTACATCTTCTTCCACCGTAAGTACAATGATCCCGACTCCTGGTGTACCAAACAATGGCAGCGCTCATGCTATGATTCCGGTTCAGCCAGAGAATCCTACAATTGCCACCAGCAACACAGCTATTGCATCTCAAACTGCAGCAAACACAGGAAACTTACTTATAAATGCTAATGGCCCAACTGATGCGGGAAATAGTGCCTCCTTTAATGCTTCAGATG GAACAGTATCTAGTGGCTACCAGCAGCAATCTGCGACTTTTACTCTTGGTTCAGGTGGAAGTAATATAATGTCCTCAATGGCTTCAACCAACATACCAAGACAATTTGGTCAGATGATACCAACCCCTGGACTTAATAGTCAGCAGGCAATATCTGCAAACTCTGACTGTTCTAGTGGAGCTGGATTTTCTAGCAATGAGCCTTCTGTGGCTCCACAGTCAGTCCATCAAAAGAAATATGTTTCCAGTCAAAACAGTCATATATCACATAATCTTGGTGCTCAAATTGGTGGTGGAATGAGATCCAATGTCTTGCACAAGGGTTCCTCTTATGGATTCTCAAATGGGCTTGCAAATGGTGCATTGGGATTAATTGGGGACAACATGCAACTAAGTGGGCCTACAGCATCAGATGGTTTCCTAAGTCCTGCTCCTTATGCTAGTTCTTCAAAGCCTCTGCTGCAGAACTTTGATCAGCAACATCATCAATCGAGGATACCAA CATCATTATCACAGCAAATATTACCTAACGTTGATGGTAATTCAGCAAAGGCAAATGATGTAAAACACTCTGAGACCTTTCATGGACCTGATTTATCTGGTTTATCTGCTATGAGTAACATGAGTTCTGTAAATTTGCATCCCAAGGCAAGAACAAACTCTGGGTTTCTAAACCATCATGCTAGTTTACAATCAATGAGACTTCCGCTGAATGTGAGACCCCAAATGACTGATCAATCAGAGAATATAAGTTACCACTCATCACAGTCAGCCAGGGAACATCTACTGCAATCACAACAGCATGTGCAGCAATCTTCGCAACAGCCTAATCAAGCTTATGCACCATTTCCTCAGAACCAGCATCAGCTACTGCAGAGACATCAGCAAAGTATGCAGCATCAACAACTTATAGTAAATACTGATTCTTTGAGGAAGTCCTTGGTAACTTCTCATTTTGGTGAGCAGCTAATGCCTGGTTATGCGGATGTAACCTGTTCTGACACTTTGATTCAGTCAGCAGCTCAACAGGTCCGACCTCCAGAAGTACAGTCTCAATACCAGCAGAATTCTTCTTCCGGAGATCATTCTAAAAGTGCTCAATTACTTGGTCATTTGCCCAGCTCTCAAGATTTTCATGTCCCAGTTTCAGAGGGTTTACAGCAGTTGCATCCACACCTGCAATCTGATGGATTTTCAAACAAGTTTGGTCGATTATCTAGCGGATCGCAAGCAGAAGAACTCCTTCAGTTTGAGTGGCATCCACAGCCACTACAAGCACAGATGCTAGACAAACCACCAGGCCAACAACCACAGGAGGAGTTTCATCAAAGAATAGCAGGACAAAATGAAGCTCagctgttgcacctctctgctagagaatCGGATGCTGAACATGGAGACTCTATAAAACAACAAAACTATTTGAAGCAAATAAGGTGGTTACTATTTCTGCATCATGCTCGCAGGTGTCCGGCACCAAAAGGACTATGTACAGAAACTAATTGCATAAAAGTTCAGGAGTTGATTTGCCATATGGATATCTGTAAGAGTGAGTTGTGTAAGTTTCCACGCTGTTCCCAGTCTAGGAAACTTGTCAAGCATATCCGTACTTGCCAAGCAGCCGATTGTCCTGTCTGCACTCCAGTACATGATCATATAGCAGCAAACTATAAGGCCCATGCTCGTGCTTTATCTAATACTAGTGTGGTATTTGAAATTAAAGCTAATTCTGATGGAATGAAAAAAGACACAGTGCCTACTGAAAATTCCGAGGACTGGCAGTCTGCATCAAAGCGCATGAAGGTTCAACATGCATCTCCTTCTTTCCCTAAAAGTGTAACTTCACTAGTCTGTGCTCCTTCTGGGAACCAACCTTATGATTTCCAAGAGGTGCAGTCCTTGGAGTGCAAACAAACCGGTCTGAAAATGTCTGCTAATTCTGGGGTCATTGTAAAGATGGATGGAACTTCTGGCTCTGGACAAGAAAAGATACCAGTCTTTGGCAGTGACATTGATGGGAATATGAGTTTGCCAAGCTGTGAAAAAGATCCTGATGTTTCTAACACTGTTGACTCTCATGTCATACAAGAAATTATGGTGGTTGATGAAGTTCTGGATCAGGCTGCTGCTGGAATCAAGCAGGATCCAGATAACCCTCCAACAGATCAAGTAACTGCAAGTAAATCAGGGAAACCAAAAATAAAAGGTGTTTCATTGACTGAACTGTTCACCCCAGAACAAATTAAGGAGCATATAATTGGTTTGAGGCGATGGGTTGGTCAG AGTAAGGCTAAAGCTGAGAAGAATCAAGCAATGGAGCGCTCAATGACTGAGAACTCGTGTCAGCTTTGTGCAGTGGAAAAGCTCACTTTTGAACCCCCTCCAATATATTGTTCTCCTTGTGGTGCTCGAATAAAGCGAAATGCATTTTATTATACAATTGGAAGTGGTGAAACTCGTCACTACTTCTGTATCCCATGCTATAATGAGGCTCGTGGTGAGACTATAGAAGCTGAAGGATCTACATTCTTGAAGACAAAGCTTGAAAAGAAGAGAAATGATGAGGAAACTGAAGAATGG TGGGTGCAATGTGATAAATGTGAAGCTTGGCAACATCAAATATGTGCTCTATTCAATGGTCGAAGAAATGATGGAGAAGCTGAATACACTTGCCCTAATTGCTATGTAGAGGAGATAGAAAGAGGTGAACGCAAGCCCTTATCTCAGAGTGCTGTTCTTGGTGCAAAAGATTTGCCAAGAACCATACTCAGTGATCACATAGAACAACGGCTTTTCAGACGGTTGAAGCAGGAGAAGCAAGAGAGAGCCAAGCATCTGGGGAAAAATTTTGATGAT GTGCCTGGGGCTGAAGGGCTTGTAATTAGAGTTGTATCATCTGTTGACAAAAAGTTGGAAGTAAAGCAGCGATTTCTAGAGATATTTCATGAGGAAAATTACCCTAAAGAGTTTCCTTATAAGTCCAAG GCCATATTATTGTTTCAAAAGATTGAAGGTGTAGAAGTATGCCTATTTGGGATGTATGTTCAGGAATTTGGTTCAGAATGCTCTTTTCCTAACCAGCGGCGCGTCTATCTTTCATATTTAGACTCTGTCAAGTACTTCAGGCCTGAGATCAAAACAGTGACTGGGGAAGCTTTACGTACTTTTGTTTATCATGAAATTCTG ATCGGATATCTTGAATACTGCAAGATACGGGGGTTCACCAGCTGTTACATTTGGGCATGTCCTCCTTTAAAGGGTGAGGACTACATATTGTATTGCCATCCTGAGATTCAGAAAACTCCGAAATCTGACAAACTCAGGGAGTG gTACTTGACTATGCTTCGAAAAGCTTCTAAGGAGAATATTGTTGTCGACCTGACTAACTTGTATGATCATTTTTTTGTGACAATGGGGGAGTGCAAGGCTAAAATAACTGCATCTCGTTTGCCATACTTCGATGGAGATTATTGGCCTGGTGCAGCTGAGGATCTGATCAACCAGCTTCGCCAAGAAGAAGATGGTcgcaaacaaatgaaaaagggaaAAACCAAAAAGACTATTACGAAAAGGGCTCTGAAAGCTGCTGGTCATTCTGATCTTTCTGGAAATGCCTCTAAGGATGCTTTATTGATGCAAAAA CTTGGTGAAACCATATGCCCCATGAAAGAAGACTTTATAATGGTCCATTTGCAGCATGCTTGCACACATTGTTGCATGCTACTGGTATGTGGGACACGATGGGCTTGTAGTCAATGTAAAAACTTTCAACTTTGTGACAA GTGTCATGAAGCAGAACAAAGAGTTGATGAAAGAGAGAGACATCCTACTAACAGTAGGGAAAAGCATATGCTTTATCCA GTTGAAATTAATGATGTCACTCAGGATACAAAGGACAAAGATGATATCCTAGAAAGTGAGTTTTTTGACACTAGGCAGGCATTTTTGAGTCTTTGTCAAGGAAACCATTATCAATATGATACTCTAAGGCGTGCTAAGCATTCATCGATGATGATCTTATATCACCTCCATAATCCTACTGCGCCGGCTTTTGTAACCACATGCATTGTCTGCCACCATGATATCGAAGCTGGTCTGGGCTGGCGTTGTGAAAGTTGTCcggattttgatgtatgcaatgcTTGTTATCAGAAAGGTGGTATTGATCATGCTCATAAGTTGACTAATCATCCATCGATGGCTGATCGTGATGCCCAGAATAAAGAAGCTCGGGCAAAACGAGTTTTACAG CTTAGAAAAATGCTAGATCTTTTGGTCCATGCATCGCAGTGTCGGTCTCCTCAATGCCAATATCCAAACTGCCGTAAAGTCAAAGGTCTTTTCCGCCATGGAATACAGTGCAGGACGCGTGCTTCGGGAGGTTGTGTTCTATGTAAGAAGATGTGGTATCTGCTTCAAATACATTCCCGCGCTTGCAAAGAATCAGAATGCAGTGTACCACGGTGCAG GGACCTGAAGGAACACTTGAGAAGATTGCAGCAGCAATCTGATTCCCGGCGGAGGGCTGCCGTAATGGAGATGATGAGACAGCGAGCTGCTGAGGTTGCCGCCAATTCTGGATAG
- the LOC135615955 gene encoding probable histone acetyltransferase HAC-like 1 isoform X2, whose protein sequence is MNAHAHLAGQITNQMSNQVSGPPQQIGNYMAPQMQSLGPRPVDSELQDARMTMQHKIYNILQRRKQMFPDEWVRRLPELVKRLEERIFKDATREEYLNLASEPVEIRLFSIIKNVLNHNRPLSHHITSSSTVSTMIPTPGVPNNGSAHAMIPVQPENPTIATSNTAIASQTAANTGNLLINANGPTDAGNSASFNASDVSSGYQQQSATFTLGSGGSNIMSSMASTNIPRQFGQMIPTPGLNSQQAISANSDCSSGAGFSSNEPSVAPQSVHQKKYVSSQNSHISHNLGAQIGGGMRSNVLHKGSSYGFSNGLANGALGLIGDNMQLSGPTASDGFLSPAPYASSSKPLLQNFDQQHHQSRIPTSLSQQILPNVDGNSAKANDVKHSETFHGPDLSGLSAMSNMSSVNLHPKARTNSGFLNHHASLQSMRLPLNVRPQMTDQSENISYHSSQSAREHLLQSQQHVQQSSQQPNQAYAPFPQNQHQLLQRHQQSMQHQQLIVNTDSLRKSLVTSHFGEQLMPGYADVTCSDTLIQSAAQQVRPPEVQSQYQQNSSSGDHSKSAQLLGHLPSSQDFHVPVSEGLQQLHPHLQSDGFSNKFGRLSSGSQAEELLQFEWHPQPLQAQMLDKPPGQQPQEEFHQRIAGQNEAQLLHLSARESDAEHGDSIKQQNYLKQIRWLLFLHHARRCPAPKGLCTETNCIKVQELICHMDICKSELCKFPRCSQSRKLVKHIRTCQAADCPVCTPVHDHIAANYKAHARALSNTSVVFEIKANSDGMKKDTVPTENSEDWQSASKRMKVQHASPSFPKSVTSLVCAPSGNQPYDFQEVQSLECKQTGLKMSANSGVIVKMDGTSGSGQEKIPVFGSDIDGNMSLPSCEKDPDVSNTVDSHVIQEIMVVDEVLDQAAAGIKQDPDNPPTDQVTASKSGKPKIKGVSLTELFTPEQIKEHIIGLRRWVGQSKAKAEKNQAMERSMTENSCQLCAVEKLTFEPPPIYCSPCGARIKRNAFYYTIGSGETRHYFCIPCYNEARGETIEAEGSTFLKTKLEKKRNDEETEEWWVQCDKCEAWQHQICALFNGRRNDGEAEYTCPNCYVEEIERGERKPLSQSAVLGAKDLPRTILSDHIEQRLFRRLKQEKQERAKHLGKNFDDVPGAEGLVIRVVSSVDKKLEVKQRFLEIFHEENYPKEFPYKSKAILLFQKIEGVEVCLFGMYVQEFGSECSFPNQRRVYLSYLDSVKYFRPEIKTVTGEALRTFVYHEILIGYLEYCKIRGFTSCYIWACPPLKGEDYILYCHPEIQKTPKSDKLREWYLTMLRKASKENIVVDLTNLYDHFFVTMGECKAKITASRLPYFDGDYWPGAAEDLINQLRQEEDGRKQMKKGKTKKTITKRALKAAGHSDLSGNASKDALLMQKLGETICPMKEDFIMVHLQHACTHCCMLLVCGTRWACSQCKNFQLCDKCHEAEQRVDERERHPTNSREKHMLYPVEINDVTQDTKDKDDILESEFFDTRQAFLSLCQGNHYQYDTLRRAKHSSMMILYHLHNPTAPAFVTTCIVCHHDIEAGLGWRCESCPDFDVCNACYQKGGIDHAHKLTNHPSMADRDAQNKEARAKRVLQLRKMLDLLVHASQCRSPQCQYPNCRKVKGLFRHGIQCRTRASGGCVLCKKMWYLLQIHSRACKESECSVPRCRDLKEHLRRLQQQSDSRRRAAVMEMMRQRAAEVAANSG, encoded by the exons ATGAATGCACATGCTCATTTGGCTGGGCAGATCACCAATCAGATGTCCAACCAAGTGTCTGGTCCACCTCAGCAGATTGGAAATTATATGGCACCCCAGATGCAGAGTCTCGGACCTCGACCTGTAGATTCTGAACTTCAGGATGCTCGCATGACCATGCAACACAAGAT CTACAATATTCTTCAAAGACGAAAACAAATGTTCCCTGATGAGTGGGTACGGAGGCTACCAGAGCTTGTTAAGCGTTTAGAGGAGCGTATATTCAAGGATGCTACAAGG GAAGAATATTTAAATTTAGCCTCGGAACCAGTTGAGATTCGTTTATTCTCTATAATAAAGAATGTCCTCAACCACAATCGACCTTTATCACATCATATTACATCTTCTTCCACCGTAAGTACAATGATCCCGACTCCTGGTGTACCAAACAATGGCAGCGCTCATGCTATGATTCCGGTTCAGCCAGAGAATCCTACAATTGCCACCAGCAACACAGCTATTGCATCTCAAACTGCAGCAAACACAGGAAACTTACTTATAAATGCTAATGGCCCAACTGATGCGGGAAATAGTGCCTCCTTTAATGCTTCAGATG TATCTAGTGGCTACCAGCAGCAATCTGCGACTTTTACTCTTGGTTCAGGTGGAAGTAATATAATGTCCTCAATGGCTTCAACCAACATACCAAGACAATTTGGTCAGATGATACCAACCCCTGGACTTAATAGTCAGCAGGCAATATCTGCAAACTCTGACTGTTCTAGTGGAGCTGGATTTTCTAGCAATGAGCCTTCTGTGGCTCCACAGTCAGTCCATCAAAAGAAATATGTTTCCAGTCAAAACAGTCATATATCACATAATCTTGGTGCTCAAATTGGTGGTGGAATGAGATCCAATGTCTTGCACAAGGGTTCCTCTTATGGATTCTCAAATGGGCTTGCAAATGGTGCATTGGGATTAATTGGGGACAACATGCAACTAAGTGGGCCTACAGCATCAGATGGTTTCCTAAGTCCTGCTCCTTATGCTAGTTCTTCAAAGCCTCTGCTGCAGAACTTTGATCAGCAACATCATCAATCGAGGATACCAA CATCATTATCACAGCAAATATTACCTAACGTTGATGGTAATTCAGCAAAGGCAAATGATGTAAAACACTCTGAGACCTTTCATGGACCTGATTTATCTGGTTTATCTGCTATGAGTAACATGAGTTCTGTAAATTTGCATCCCAAGGCAAGAACAAACTCTGGGTTTCTAAACCATCATGCTAGTTTACAATCAATGAGACTTCCGCTGAATGTGAGACCCCAAATGACTGATCAATCAGAGAATATAAGTTACCACTCATCACAGTCAGCCAGGGAACATCTACTGCAATCACAACAGCATGTGCAGCAATCTTCGCAACAGCCTAATCAAGCTTATGCACCATTTCCTCAGAACCAGCATCAGCTACTGCAGAGACATCAGCAAAGTATGCAGCATCAACAACTTATAGTAAATACTGATTCTTTGAGGAAGTCCTTGGTAACTTCTCATTTTGGTGAGCAGCTAATGCCTGGTTATGCGGATGTAACCTGTTCTGACACTTTGATTCAGTCAGCAGCTCAACAGGTCCGACCTCCAGAAGTACAGTCTCAATACCAGCAGAATTCTTCTTCCGGAGATCATTCTAAAAGTGCTCAATTACTTGGTCATTTGCCCAGCTCTCAAGATTTTCATGTCCCAGTTTCAGAGGGTTTACAGCAGTTGCATCCACACCTGCAATCTGATGGATTTTCAAACAAGTTTGGTCGATTATCTAGCGGATCGCAAGCAGAAGAACTCCTTCAGTTTGAGTGGCATCCACAGCCACTACAAGCACAGATGCTAGACAAACCACCAGGCCAACAACCACAGGAGGAGTTTCATCAAAGAATAGCAGGACAAAATGAAGCTCagctgttgcacctctctgctagagaatCGGATGCTGAACATGGAGACTCTATAAAACAACAAAACTATTTGAAGCAAATAAGGTGGTTACTATTTCTGCATCATGCTCGCAGGTGTCCGGCACCAAAAGGACTATGTACAGAAACTAATTGCATAAAAGTTCAGGAGTTGATTTGCCATATGGATATCTGTAAGAGTGAGTTGTGTAAGTTTCCACGCTGTTCCCAGTCTAGGAAACTTGTCAAGCATATCCGTACTTGCCAAGCAGCCGATTGTCCTGTCTGCACTCCAGTACATGATCATATAGCAGCAAACTATAAGGCCCATGCTCGTGCTTTATCTAATACTAGTGTGGTATTTGAAATTAAAGCTAATTCTGATGGAATGAAAAAAGACACAGTGCCTACTGAAAATTCCGAGGACTGGCAGTCTGCATCAAAGCGCATGAAGGTTCAACATGCATCTCCTTCTTTCCCTAAAAGTGTAACTTCACTAGTCTGTGCTCCTTCTGGGAACCAACCTTATGATTTCCAAGAGGTGCAGTCCTTGGAGTGCAAACAAACCGGTCTGAAAATGTCTGCTAATTCTGGGGTCATTGTAAAGATGGATGGAACTTCTGGCTCTGGACAAGAAAAGATACCAGTCTTTGGCAGTGACATTGATGGGAATATGAGTTTGCCAAGCTGTGAAAAAGATCCTGATGTTTCTAACACTGTTGACTCTCATGTCATACAAGAAATTATGGTGGTTGATGAAGTTCTGGATCAGGCTGCTGCTGGAATCAAGCAGGATCCAGATAACCCTCCAACAGATCAAGTAACTGCAAGTAAATCAGGGAAACCAAAAATAAAAGGTGTTTCATTGACTGAACTGTTCACCCCAGAACAAATTAAGGAGCATATAATTGGTTTGAGGCGATGGGTTGGTCAG AGTAAGGCTAAAGCTGAGAAGAATCAAGCAATGGAGCGCTCAATGACTGAGAACTCGTGTCAGCTTTGTGCAGTGGAAAAGCTCACTTTTGAACCCCCTCCAATATATTGTTCTCCTTGTGGTGCTCGAATAAAGCGAAATGCATTTTATTATACAATTGGAAGTGGTGAAACTCGTCACTACTTCTGTATCCCATGCTATAATGAGGCTCGTGGTGAGACTATAGAAGCTGAAGGATCTACATTCTTGAAGACAAAGCTTGAAAAGAAGAGAAATGATGAGGAAACTGAAGAATGG TGGGTGCAATGTGATAAATGTGAAGCTTGGCAACATCAAATATGTGCTCTATTCAATGGTCGAAGAAATGATGGAGAAGCTGAATACACTTGCCCTAATTGCTATGTAGAGGAGATAGAAAGAGGTGAACGCAAGCCCTTATCTCAGAGTGCTGTTCTTGGTGCAAAAGATTTGCCAAGAACCATACTCAGTGATCACATAGAACAACGGCTTTTCAGACGGTTGAAGCAGGAGAAGCAAGAGAGAGCCAAGCATCTGGGGAAAAATTTTGATGAT GTGCCTGGGGCTGAAGGGCTTGTAATTAGAGTTGTATCATCTGTTGACAAAAAGTTGGAAGTAAAGCAGCGATTTCTAGAGATATTTCATGAGGAAAATTACCCTAAAGAGTTTCCTTATAAGTCCAAG GCCATATTATTGTTTCAAAAGATTGAAGGTGTAGAAGTATGCCTATTTGGGATGTATGTTCAGGAATTTGGTTCAGAATGCTCTTTTCCTAACCAGCGGCGCGTCTATCTTTCATATTTAGACTCTGTCAAGTACTTCAGGCCTGAGATCAAAACAGTGACTGGGGAAGCTTTACGTACTTTTGTTTATCATGAAATTCTG ATCGGATATCTTGAATACTGCAAGATACGGGGGTTCACCAGCTGTTACATTTGGGCATGTCCTCCTTTAAAGGGTGAGGACTACATATTGTATTGCCATCCTGAGATTCAGAAAACTCCGAAATCTGACAAACTCAGGGAGTG gTACTTGACTATGCTTCGAAAAGCTTCTAAGGAGAATATTGTTGTCGACCTGACTAACTTGTATGATCATTTTTTTGTGACAATGGGGGAGTGCAAGGCTAAAATAACTGCATCTCGTTTGCCATACTTCGATGGAGATTATTGGCCTGGTGCAGCTGAGGATCTGATCAACCAGCTTCGCCAAGAAGAAGATGGTcgcaaacaaatgaaaaagggaaAAACCAAAAAGACTATTACGAAAAGGGCTCTGAAAGCTGCTGGTCATTCTGATCTTTCTGGAAATGCCTCTAAGGATGCTTTATTGATGCAAAAA CTTGGTGAAACCATATGCCCCATGAAAGAAGACTTTATAATGGTCCATTTGCAGCATGCTTGCACACATTGTTGCATGCTACTGGTATGTGGGACACGATGGGCTTGTAGTCAATGTAAAAACTTTCAACTTTGTGACAA GTGTCATGAAGCAGAACAAAGAGTTGATGAAAGAGAGAGACATCCTACTAACAGTAGGGAAAAGCATATGCTTTATCCA GTTGAAATTAATGATGTCACTCAGGATACAAAGGACAAAGATGATATCCTAGAAAGTGAGTTTTTTGACACTAGGCAGGCATTTTTGAGTCTTTGTCAAGGAAACCATTATCAATATGATACTCTAAGGCGTGCTAAGCATTCATCGATGATGATCTTATATCACCTCCATAATCCTACTGCGCCGGCTTTTGTAACCACATGCATTGTCTGCCACCATGATATCGAAGCTGGTCTGGGCTGGCGTTGTGAAAGTTGTCcggattttgatgtatgcaatgcTTGTTATCAGAAAGGTGGTATTGATCATGCTCATAAGTTGACTAATCATCCATCGATGGCTGATCGTGATGCCCAGAATAAAGAAGCTCGGGCAAAACGAGTTTTACAG CTTAGAAAAATGCTAGATCTTTTGGTCCATGCATCGCAGTGTCGGTCTCCTCAATGCCAATATCCAAACTGCCGTAAAGTCAAAGGTCTTTTCCGCCATGGAATACAGTGCAGGACGCGTGCTTCGGGAGGTTGTGTTCTATGTAAGAAGATGTGGTATCTGCTTCAAATACATTCCCGCGCTTGCAAAGAATCAGAATGCAGTGTACCACGGTGCAG GGACCTGAAGGAACACTTGAGAAGATTGCAGCAGCAATCTGATTCCCGGCGGAGGGCTGCCGTAATGGAGATGATGAGACAGCGAGCTGCTGAGGTTGCCGCCAATTCTGGATAG
- the LOC135614022 gene encoding uncharacterized protein LOC135614022, producing MKNNTVVHQLLQVSSSSSSSESEAEEEAVVEIEEQAHPPAWNPANGISTGLALGINKRRLLSKQLSMRETRMEAKWEKRRRQILQTRRLMEGGGRGEGGGGDEEATEGSERRLDGRTRSLTDEDLDELRGSIDLGFGFNEEEGGQGLCDTLPALNLYFAVNRQLSDPKLQSSPSPASTPTATSSSSALDGLPSPRSPNEQSQSGASDCWKICNPGDSPQHVKTRLRHWAQAVACSLRQSW from the exons ATGAAGAATAACACGGTGGTGCATCAGCTGCTGCaagtgtcgtcgtcgtcgtcgtcttcggaGAGTGAGGCGGAGGAAGAGGCGGTGGTGGAGATCGAAGAGCAAGCGCATCCGCCGGCATGGAACCCCGCAAACGGCATCAGTACTGGCCTTGCCCTCGGCATCAACAAAAGGAGGCTGCTTTCGAAGCAGTTGTCGATGAGGGAGACGAGAATGGAGGCCAAgtgggagaagaggaggaggcagaTACTGCAGACGAGGCGTCTGATGGAGGGAGGCGGCcgcggagaaggaggaggaggagatgaggaggCGACCGAGGGGAGCGAGAGGCGGTTGGATGGAAGGACGAGGAGCTTGACCGACGAGGACCTCGACGAGCTCAGGGGTTCCATCGACCTTGGGTTTGGCTTCAACGAAGAGGAAGGTGGACAAGGCCTCTGCGACACTCTCCCCGCCCTCAACCTATACTTCGCCGTCAACCGCCAGCTCTCCGACCCCAAGCTTCAATCATCGCCGAGCCCGGCCTCCACCCCGACCGCCACCTCTTCGTCATCCGCTCTGGACGGCCTCCCGAGCCCGCGAAGTCCCAACGAACAGTCGCAGTCAGGAGCTTCAGATTGTTGGAAGATCTGCAATCCAG GAGACAGTCCGCAGCACGTGAAGACAAGATTGCGGCATTGGGCACAGGCGGTGGCTTGTTCTCTGAGACAAAGCTGGTGA